The Beijerinckiaceae bacterium RH AL1 genome has a segment encoding these proteins:
- the tpiA gene encoding Triosephosphate isomerase (ID:RHAL1_01819;~source:Prodigal:2.6), translated as MNGLKADLVEVEKTREALVAGVAGEAEVLVCPPSTLIAAAADIARGSDLKIGGQNCHKNESGPHTGSISPGMLVDAGATYVILGHSERRADHHETNAAVKVKAVTAKAAGLTSIICVGETKEDRDLGRAHLVVRRQIQGSLPTDIDARQLVVAYEPIWAIGTGVTPSCADIAEMHAFMRKEVMALIPEGGDTIRLLYGGSVKPSNAAEILAVENVDGALVGGASLKSKDFMAIAAVYAKELSTAG; from the coding sequence GAGAAGACCCGCGAGGCGCTCGTCGCGGGCGTGGCCGGCGAGGCCGAGGTCCTGGTCTGCCCGCCCTCCACGCTGATCGCCGCCGCCGCCGACATCGCGCGCGGCTCCGACCTCAAGATCGGCGGCCAGAACTGCCACAAGAACGAGAGCGGCCCCCACACCGGCTCGATCTCGCCCGGCATGCTCGTCGACGCCGGCGCCACCTACGTCATCCTCGGCCATTCCGAGCGCCGCGCCGACCACCACGAGACCAACGCGGCGGTCAAGGTGAAGGCGGTCACCGCCAAGGCCGCGGGGCTAACCTCGATCATCTGCGTCGGCGAGACCAAGGAAGATCGCGACCTCGGCCGCGCCCATCTCGTCGTGCGCCGCCAGATCCAGGGCTCGCTGCCGACCGACATCGACGCGCGCCAGCTCGTCGTCGCCTACGAGCCGATCTGGGCGATCGGCACCGGCGTCACGCCCTCGTGCGCCGACATCGCCGAGATGCACGCCTTCATGCGCAAGGAGGTGATGGCGCTGATCCCGGAGGGCGGCGACACGATCCGCCTGCTCTACGGCGGCTCGGTGAAGCCCTCGAACGCCGCCGAGATCCTGGCCGTCGAGAACGTCGACGGCGCGCTCGTCGGGGGCGCCAGCCTGAAGTCCAAGGACTTCATGGCGATCGCCGCCGTCTATGCCAAGGAGCTGTCGACGGCGGGCTGA